From Candidatus Manganitrophus morganii, the proteins below share one genomic window:
- a CDS encoding D-glycerate dehydrogenase encodes MTPTVFLTRALPDPVMKEIRRHFRLRYNREDRPLSKQEILRGLRNAEGLISMLNDPIDREIIHAASRLRIIANYAVGYNNIDLIAARERGIFVTNTPGVLTETTADLTWALILAAARRLPEGERLARSGKWTGWAPTQLLGGDVFGKTLGIIGMGRIGQAVARRAIGFEMRVVYHSRHRLPVRDEKRLRLSFLPLPDLLKESDFVSLHLPLTKESRHLIDRKAFRLMKSTAFLINTARGPIVDEKALINVLHQKKIAGAGLDVFEEEPSLPRALRERKETVLLPHLGSASLETRIRMGRIVLGNLVAALTGKKPPNMVN; translated from the coding sequence ATGACGCCGACCGTTTTCTTAACCCGCGCCCTCCCCGATCCGGTGATGAAAGAGATCCGACGGCACTTCCGTCTCCGGTACAACCGTGAAGATCGCCCCCTTTCTAAGCAGGAGATCCTTCGCGGCCTCCGCAACGCAGAAGGACTCATTTCGATGTTGAACGATCCGATCGACCGGGAGATCATCCACGCCGCATCCCGTCTTCGGATCATCGCCAACTACGCGGTCGGTTATAACAATATCGATTTGATCGCCGCGCGGGAGAGGGGCATTTTCGTCACCAACACACCGGGCGTTCTGACCGAAACAACCGCCGATCTCACCTGGGCTTTAATCCTGGCCGCCGCCCGGCGCCTCCCCGAGGGGGAGCGGCTCGCCCGGTCCGGAAAGTGGACCGGCTGGGCCCCCACCCAGCTCCTCGGGGGCGATGTTTTTGGAAAAACACTCGGCATCATCGGAATGGGGCGGATCGGACAGGCGGTCGCCAGGCGAGCGATCGGGTTTGAGATGCGGGTCGTTTACCACAGCCGACACCGCTTACCCGTTCGAGATGAGAAGCGGCTTCGGCTCTCTTTTCTTCCGTTGCCGGACCTCCTGAAGGAATCGGACTTTGTCTCCCTTCACCTTCCGTTGACGAAGGAGTCTCGCCATCTGATCGACCGGAAAGCTTTCCGTCTCATGAAATCGACGGCATTCCTGATCAACACGGCGCGCGGCCCGATCGTCGATGAGAAGGCGCTCATTAACGTGCTCCATCAGAAAAAGATTGCGGGAGCCGGTCTCGATGTCTTCGAAGAAGAACCAAGCCTTCCCCGGGCATTGCGCGAGAGAAAAGAAACCGTACTTCTCCCCCACCTCGGCTCCGCCTCCCTGGAAACCCGCATCCGAATGGGGCGGATCGTCCTGGGAAATTTGGTCGCCGCCCTAACCGGGAAGAAACCGCCAAATATGGTAAACTAG
- a CDS encoding Ig-like domain-containing protein, translating to MLNRTRLQAALGFCLFLLSACGGGGGSSGSGTATQIVITPEQGNLIVGQTISFSAVALTSSGKEVDNVSFSWQSLDPTIAGIDSNGVATGNEVGVAIIAVTGTYKSGNFTRTVSGSAMVGVLSPNSGQSNLTFSGTVQYEDRPYDMEGFTGDTEFLPVRGTVVNLVAIDGFATIATGETDNNGDFSFSGIDNSGRQGGIYIEVVSKTEPDNPTRIEIRNNPDEEALLSLISPGYDDSSGTDFTNLPVTATVDSGVGGLFNILDVFSMSSEFIQQEGGLCKPPATDACVPPLLVAYWEPGSSEGSFYEDQLDAIFILGGGNADGDHDEYDDSVIAHEYGHFAVRHFSIDDSPGGAHFITDNKQDIRLSWSEGWGNFFSSAVRNNPIYVDTSTGGSFSFNLEDYSSAPTPSTLNSVAIYTTSEIAVTGVLWDLFDDSATLVSPVIEPHDQIALGFEPIWQTLLQFTDAVPATMETFWLQFESSYPGSAAGLQSIMVERKMELFADASETSGQTPEATALTENGAAQEHTLYQTSPAAAAGDEDVIPFSVTAGERYTLETVNLANGADTYLFITDSPNSSTPLSGLQNDNRSGRNHQNCGANPFTGNSTCPNNDQTTLSSSINWTASNTTTLYAHVERSPNAPPSAGILGSYDIQLKKE from the coding sequence ATGCTCAATCGAACCCGCCTTCAGGCTGCCCTAGGATTCTGCCTTTTTCTTTTATCCGCCTGCGGCGGCGGAGGCGGCAGCAGTGGATCCGGAACCGCCACCCAAATCGTGATTACCCCTGAACAAGGAAACCTGATCGTTGGCCAGACGATCTCTTTCTCAGCGGTCGCACTCACCTCCTCCGGAAAAGAAGTAGACAATGTCTCTTTTAGCTGGCAGTCACTCGATCCGACCATCGCCGGCATCGATTCAAACGGCGTAGCCACCGGGAACGAGGTCGGCGTTGCGATCATTGCAGTCACCGGAACGTACAAATCCGGAAATTTCACCCGAACCGTCAGCGGAAGCGCAATGGTCGGCGTGCTCAGCCCCAACTCCGGTCAAAGCAACCTCACCTTCTCCGGAACAGTCCAATATGAAGATAGACCCTACGATATGGAAGGGTTCACCGGCGACACCGAGTTTCTGCCGGTCCGGGGAACCGTCGTCAATCTCGTGGCGATCGACGGCTTCGCCACAATCGCCACCGGTGAAACCGATAACAATGGTGATTTTAGTTTCAGCGGCATTGACAACTCCGGCCGGCAGGGAGGTATCTATATCGAGGTTGTTTCCAAAACGGAGCCGGACAATCCAACCCGAATTGAGATCCGAAACAATCCGGACGAAGAAGCCCTTCTCTCTTTAATCTCTCCCGGATATGATGACAGCAGCGGAACCGACTTTACCAATCTTCCGGTCACCGCCACCGTCGATTCCGGCGTCGGCGGCCTCTTCAATATCCTCGATGTCTTCTCGATGTCGAGCGAATTCATCCAGCAGGAAGGAGGCCTTTGCAAGCCGCCGGCGACCGACGCCTGCGTCCCTCCCCTTCTGGTGGCTTACTGGGAACCCGGGAGTTCGGAGGGAAGTTTCTATGAAGATCAACTCGACGCCATTTTTATCCTGGGAGGGGGAAATGCGGACGGAGATCACGACGAATATGACGATTCCGTCATCGCTCATGAATACGGCCACTTCGCCGTTCGTCATTTTTCCATCGATGATTCTCCCGGCGGAGCGCATTTCATCACCGACAACAAACAAGACATCCGGTTGAGCTGGTCGGAGGGCTGGGGAAATTTCTTCTCCAGCGCCGTTCGGAACAACCCCATCTACGTAGACACTTCGACAGGGGGCTCTTTTTCGTTCAATCTCGAGGACTACTCCTCCGCACCCACGCCGTCAACCCTCAACAGCGTTGCGATTTATACCACCAGCGAAATCGCCGTGACCGGCGTTCTCTGGGACCTATTTGACGATTCGGCCACGCTGGTCTCTCCCGTAATTGAGCCCCATGACCAAATCGCCCTCGGATTTGAGCCGATCTGGCAGACGCTCCTCCAATTTACCGATGCCGTACCAGCAACGATGGAAACATTCTGGCTACAATTCGAATCGAGCTATCCCGGCTCGGCCGCCGGCCTCCAATCGATCATGGTGGAGCGAAAGATGGAGCTCTTCGCCGACGCTTCCGAGACGAGCGGTCAAACCCCCGAAGCAACCGCATTGACCGAAAATGGCGCCGCACAGGAACATACCCTTTATCAAACCTCCCCGGCTGCCGCAGCAGGTGACGAAGATGTCATCCCCTTCTCCGTGACAGCGGGAGAGAGGTACACGCTGGAAACCGTGAACCTCGCGAACGGAGCCGATACTTATCTCTTCATTACCGATTCGCCAAATTCCAGCACGCCGCTATCCGGCTTGCAAAACGATAACCGAAGCGGCCGGAATCATCAGAACTGCGGCGCCAATCCCTTCACAGGAAACAGCACCTGCCCTAACAATGACCAGACCACCCTCTCTTCATCGATTAACTGGACGGCCAGCAACACAACTACGCTTTATGCGCATGTCGAGCGCTCTCCGAATGCTCCTCCGTCAGCAGGAATTCTCGGATCGTATGACATTCAATTAAAGAAAGAGTAG
- the kdpA gene encoding potassium-transporting ATPase subunit KdpA — protein sequence MTTHGVLQITLFFVVLVALVKPLGWYMARVFEGKPAGLNRLLAPVERLIYRLCGVREEEEMDWQRYTAALLLFSVVGLIVLYLQQRLQGFLPLNPQELGAVSPDSSLNTAVSFTTNTNWQGYGGETTMSYLTQMLGLAVHNFVSAATGIAILLALIRGFTRRSVEGLGNFWVDLTRSTLYVLLPFSFILALILVAQGVPQTFGVYKTAKLLQPTSYDQAVTDQSGNPVLDERGQTKTETVIVTEQSIAVGPAASQIAIKQLGTNGGGFFNANAAHPLENPTPLSNFLEMLAILLIPAALCYTFGMMVGDTRQGWAILAAMTIVLVLFTAGGYWAESAGNPMAAGAGVDQAAGNLQPGGNMEGKEVRFGIANSVIWAAATTAASNGSVNSMHDSYTPLGGLVPLLLMQFGEVIFGGVGSGLYGMLVFAIIAVFVAGLMVGRTPEYLGKKIEAYEMKMASLLILIMPITVLVLTAVAMATDIGKASIFNPGAHGFSEVLYAFTSMGNNNGSAFAGLGANTPFYNLTGSFAMLVGRFWLAVPTLALAGSLAKKKRLPIGAGTLPTHTPLFIAWLIGVIVIVGALTFFPALALGPIAEHFQ from the coding sequence ATGACAACCCATGGCGTTCTACAAATCACACTTTTTTTCGTGGTGTTGGTGGCCCTGGTCAAGCCGCTGGGATGGTACATGGCCCGGGTTTTCGAGGGAAAGCCGGCCGGACTGAATCGTCTTTTGGCGCCGGTCGAACGGCTGATCTATCGGCTCTGCGGTGTTCGGGAAGAGGAAGAGATGGACTGGCAGCGCTATACGGCGGCGCTGCTGCTGTTCAGCGTCGTCGGGTTGATCGTCCTTTATCTACAGCAGCGGCTCCAAGGTTTTTTGCCGCTCAACCCGCAGGAATTGGGCGCGGTGTCGCCCGACTCCTCCCTCAACACGGCGGTCAGCTTTACGACGAATACCAATTGGCAGGGGTACGGCGGCGAGACGACGATGAGCTACCTCACCCAGATGCTCGGGCTGGCGGTCCACAATTTCGTGTCGGCGGCCACCGGCATCGCCATCCTGCTCGCGCTGATCCGGGGCTTCACACGCCGGTCGGTCGAGGGGCTCGGCAACTTCTGGGTCGATCTGACCCGATCGACCCTCTATGTCCTCCTTCCATTCTCGTTTATTCTTGCCCTGATCCTGGTGGCTCAGGGGGTTCCGCAGACCTTCGGCGTTTACAAAACCGCGAAGTTGCTCCAGCCGACAAGCTACGACCAAGCGGTCACCGACCAAAGCGGGAACCCGGTTCTGGATGAACGAGGCCAGACGAAAACAGAGACGGTGATCGTGACCGAACAGTCGATCGCGGTGGGGCCGGCGGCCTCTCAAATCGCCATCAAACAGCTCGGCACGAACGGCGGCGGGTTTTTCAACGCCAACGCCGCCCATCCATTGGAGAATCCGACGCCGCTCTCGAATTTCCTGGAGATGCTGGCCATTCTCCTCATCCCGGCGGCGCTTTGCTACACCTTCGGTATGATGGTCGGAGATACGAGGCAAGGATGGGCCATTCTGGCCGCCATGACCATCGTCCTGGTCTTGTTTACTGCCGGAGGATATTGGGCGGAGTCGGCCGGGAATCCGATGGCGGCCGGCGCCGGCGTCGACCAGGCGGCGGGGAATCTCCAGCCGGGCGGAAACATGGAAGGGAAAGAGGTCCGCTTCGGCATTGCCAATTCGGTCATTTGGGCCGCGGCGACCACCGCCGCCTCCAACGGCTCGGTCAACTCCATGCATGATTCTTATACCCCCTTGGGCGGGTTGGTCCCCCTCTTACTGATGCAGTTCGGCGAGGTGATTTTCGGCGGGGTCGGCTCCGGACTTTACGGCATGCTTGTCTTTGCGATCATCGCCGTCTTCGTCGCCGGCCTCATGGTCGGGCGGACACCGGAGTACCTCGGCAAGAAGATCGAGGCATATGAGATGAAGATGGCGTCGCTGCTGATCCTGATCATGCCGATCACGGTATTGGTCTTGACGGCGGTCGCGATGGCGACCGACATCGGCAAAGCGTCGATCTTCAATCCCGGCGCGCACGGCTTCAGCGAAGTGCTCTATGCGTTTACCTCGATGGGGAACAACAACGGCAGCGCCTTTGCCGGGTTGGGAGCGAACACGCCGTTTTATAACCTGACCGGTTCCTTTGCGATGTTGGTCGGGCGGTTCTGGCTGGCGGTGCCGACGTTGGCCCTGGCCGGGTCACTGGCAAAAAAGAAGCGATTGCCGATCGGCGCCGGGACCCTTCCAACCCATACGCCGCTTTTCATCGCGTGGCTGATCGGCGTGATCGTGATCGTCGGGGCGTTGACCTTTTTCCCCGCCCTGGCCCTGGGCCCGATTGCAGAGCATTTTCAATAG
- the kdpC gene encoding potassium-transporting ATPase subunit KdpC: MWKRELRPAVLMFLVLTVITGALYPLGVTGIAGLLFPNQVDGSLIRKEGEVVGSRLVGQPFDDPKYFWGRPSATGPFPYNASASSGSNLGPANDVLKKAVADRVAALKSADPENTDPVPVDLVTASGSGLDPHITPASAEYQVGRVAKRRGLEEEVVRGLIARQTEGRQFGVLGEQRVHLLGLNLALDDLTKKSQ, translated from the coding sequence ATGTGGAAACGAGAATTACGACCGGCGGTGTTGATGTTTTTGGTTCTCACCGTCATTACAGGGGCGCTTTATCCCCTCGGCGTGACGGGAATCGCGGGCCTGCTCTTTCCAAATCAAGTCGATGGGAGTCTGATCCGCAAAGAAGGCGAGGTGGTGGGGTCCCGGCTTGTCGGCCAGCCGTTTGACGATCCGAAATATTTTTGGGGCCGGCCCTCTGCGACCGGACCGTTTCCGTACAACGCGTCGGCGTCGTCGGGATCGAACCTCGGACCCGCCAATGACGTGTTGAAGAAAGCGGTCGCAGACCGCGTGGCGGCGCTCAAATCGGCCGATCCGGAGAATACCGATCCGGTGCCGGTAGACCTCGTCACCGCCTCCGGCAGCGGGCTCGACCCGCACATCACCCCGGCATCGGCGGAATATCAGGTCGGACGCGTCGCGAAGAGACGGGGGTTGGAGGAAGAGGTGGTCAGAGGGTTGATCGCCAGGCAGACCGAGGGGCGCCAGTTCGGGGTGTTGGGAGAGCAACGGGTCCATCTTCTCGGATTGAATCTGGCGCTCGACGACCTGACGAAGAAGAGTCAATGA
- a CDS encoding peptide ABC transporter substrate-binding protein gives MKKLTFFASLILFSLLFFAWNRPDQETDGGSTFRMNIASEPPTLDWSLATDNVSIRVLENLMEGLAEYDEALRPQPAIAKGWAVSPDGLRYVFILRDDVFWTDGKRVTAHDFEYSWKRLLDPKTASEYAYFLYDIRNAVEYNSGELKDPDQVGVKAIDEKTLQVDLKKPAVYFPSITTFTATFPLRRDVIERYGDRWTEPENIITCGPFRLKEWRHEYRLILEANDRYHGGRPALDRVMFYVVEEDTTALTLYETDHLDRVALPPVAIPRYKNHPDYLRAPFLRGYYYGFNVQKAPFNDPRVRQAFSMAVDRNEIPQILKGGEIPATSWIPAGMFGHNPKIGLGFNPERAKALLAEAGFPGGAGLPPVTLGFDTTQTNRLIAENIQAQWKRNLGVTVALDNMEWKVYLKRLREDPPSIFRLGWGADYPDPDNFMNLFTGTSGNNHTRWKSPEYDRLISEAASEPDETRRIGLYDEAQRILTEKESPIMPLFFAAQNLLIKPSIQGLEVNAMDLLYLKKVKKAN, from the coding sequence ATGAAAAAGCTGACTTTTTTTGCCTCCCTCATTCTTTTCTCCCTTCTCTTTTTCGCTTGGAATCGTCCCGATCAAGAGACCGACGGCGGGTCGACATTCAGAATGAACATCGCCTCGGAGCCTCCGACGCTCGATTGGTCGCTGGCGACCGACAATGTTTCGATCCGGGTCCTCGAAAACCTGATGGAAGGTCTGGCCGAATATGACGAGGCGCTTCGACCCCAGCCGGCCATTGCAAAGGGCTGGGCGGTTTCGCCCGACGGACTTCGTTATGTCTTTATCTTGAGAGATGATGTCTTCTGGACCGATGGGAAGCGGGTGACGGCGCATGACTTCGAATATTCCTGGAAGCGGCTGCTCGATCCGAAAACCGCATCGGAATACGCCTATTTCCTGTACGACATTCGGAACGCGGTCGAATATAACAGCGGGGAGCTGAAAGATCCCGATCAGGTGGGGGTGAAGGCGATCGATGAAAAGACCCTTCAAGTCGATCTGAAAAAGCCGGCGGTCTATTTCCCGTCGATCACCACCTTCACGGCGACCTTCCCACTGCGGCGCGACGTGATCGAGCGATATGGAGACCGCTGGACCGAACCGGAAAACATCATCACCTGCGGCCCCTTTCGCCTCAAGGAATGGCGGCACGAGTACCGTCTCATTCTGGAGGCGAATGATCGCTACCACGGCGGCCGTCCGGCGCTCGACCGGGTGATGTTTTATGTCGTCGAGGAAGATACGACCGCGCTGACACTCTATGAGACCGATCACCTCGACCGGGTCGCCCTTCCCCCGGTGGCGATCCCCCGATACAAAAACCACCCCGACTATCTTCGGGCCCCTTTTTTAAGAGGTTATTATTACGGCTTCAATGTTCAGAAAGCCCCCTTCAATGATCCCCGCGTGCGACAGGCTTTCTCGATGGCGGTCGATCGGAACGAGATCCCGCAGATCTTGAAGGGGGGGGAGATCCCGGCGACCTCCTGGATTCCGGCGGGGATGTTCGGGCACAATCCGAAGATCGGGCTTGGCTTCAATCCGGAACGGGCCAAAGCCCTTCTGGCGGAGGCGGGTTTTCCCGGTGGGGCAGGACTTCCCCCGGTAACCCTTGGCTTCGACACCACTCAGACCAATCGGCTGATTGCCGAGAATATCCAGGCGCAGTGGAAGCGGAATTTGGGGGTGACGGTTGCGTTGGATAATATGGAATGGAAGGTTTATCTGAAGCGGTTGCGGGAAGATCCCCCGTCGATCTTTCGCCTGGGATGGGGGGCCGACTACCCCGATCCCGACAACTTCATGAACCTCTTCACCGGCACCAGCGGAAATAACCATACCCGCTGGAAGAGTCCCGAATACGACCGTCTCATTTCGGAGGCGGCCAGCGAGCCGGATGAAACCCGACGGATCGGTCTTTACGATGAGGCCCAGCGGATCTTGACCGAGAAAGAGTCGCCGATCATGCCGCTCTTCTTTGCGGCGCAGAATCTCCTCATCAAGCCATCTATTCAAGGATTGGAAGTGAATGCGATGGATCTGCTTTACCTTAAAAAGGTGAAGAAGGCGAATTAA
- a CDS encoding metal ABC transporter permease has product MNFVTAPLQYEFFVHGLIAASLVGSICGLIGVYIVLRRMSYIGHGLSHAVFGGAVVSYVMNWNFYLGAGLWGFLSALLINMVTRRKKIGADAAIGVVTTASFAIGVAIISQYRRFTKNFEAALFGNILGVTTQDLWAIAAVTAVSGLLIFIFYRQFLFTTFDAEVARIYGVPTGWVESLFSLMLAATIIVSMQVMGVTMIAAAIVFPAVASRLVTDSFNKMVFLSTLIGFLCGVVGMYSSFYFNVSSGATIVLVAALFFMIAYAYHLIKESGFSARKEAGAPIETPPGHDHPHDHAGLQHVHEHSHQKTSAHHKGEPPESR; this is encoded by the coding sequence TTGAATTTCGTAACGGCCCCCCTTCAATATGAATTTTTTGTGCATGGATTGATTGCCGCCTCGCTGGTCGGCTCGATCTGCGGATTGATCGGCGTTTACATCGTTCTAAGAAGGATGAGCTACATTGGGCACGGGCTTTCCCACGCGGTCTTCGGCGGCGCCGTGGTGAGTTACGTGATGAACTGGAATTTTTATCTCGGGGCCGGGTTGTGGGGATTTCTCTCGGCCCTTTTGATCAACATGGTGACCCGCCGGAAAAAGATCGGCGCCGACGCCGCCATCGGCGTCGTGACGACCGCGAGCTTCGCGATCGGCGTGGCGATCATCAGCCAATACCGCCGCTTTACGAAAAACTTCGAAGCCGCGCTTTTTGGAAACATTCTCGGCGTGACAACGCAGGATCTCTGGGCGATCGCCGCCGTCACCGCGGTTTCCGGCTTGCTGATTTTTATTTTCTACCGGCAGTTTCTCTTCACGACGTTCGATGCGGAGGTGGCGCGGATTTACGGGGTTCCGACGGGGTGGGTCGAATCGCTTTTCTCGCTGATGCTGGCGGCGACGATTATCGTCTCGATGCAGGTGATGGGAGTCACGATGATCGCCGCGGCGATCGTCTTTCCGGCGGTGGCTTCCCGGCTTGTCACCGACAGCTTCAACAAGATGGTCTTTCTTTCGACGTTGATCGGTTTTCTCTGCGGCGTCGTCGGAATGTATTCGAGCTTCTATTTCAATGTCTCATCGGGAGCGACGATCGTTCTGGTCGCCGCGCTCTTTTTCATGATCGCCTACGCTTATCATTTGATCAAGGAGAGCGGTTTTTCCGCACGGAAGGAAGCCGGCGCGCCGATCGAGACCCCCCCGGGGCACGACCATCCGCACGACCATGCCGGTCTTCAACACGTCCACGAACATTCCCACCAAAAAACATCCGCCCACCACAAGGGGGAACCCCCCGAGTCGCGCTGA
- the kdpF gene encoding K(+)-transporting ATPase subunit F has protein sequence MNLMYLIGGLLAVGLLFYLLYALLKPERF, from the coding sequence ATGAATCTAATGTATCTCATCGGTGGACTCCTCGCGGTCGGTCTGCTCTTTTATTTATTGTATGCGCTCTTGAAACCGGAGAGATTCTAA
- the kdpB gene encoding potassium-transporting ATPase subunit KdpB — MSDSKKSRPLFDRAILHQAVVEAFRRLDPREQIRNPVMFVVEIGSILTTLLFVQALFGRGEMQTGYILAISVWLWFTVIFANFAEAVAEGRGKAQAAALKQSRRELSAKKLADPEDRGRYQAVSASSLRKGDVVLVEAGDDIPADGEVIVGVASVNESAITGESAPVIRESGDRSAVTGGTRVLSDWLVVRITTNPGEMFIDRMIAMVEGAKRQKTPNEIALNILLASLTILFLLVCVTLLPFSLYSVTAAGSGTPVTVTVLVALLVCLIPTTIGGLLSAIRIAGMDRMVQANVIAMSGQAVEAAGDVDVLLLDKTGTITLGNRQATEFTPARGVTPERLADAAQLASLADETPEGRSIVVLAKQRYKIRERQIHEIGATFVPFSAQTRMSGVNLPAGEQIRKGSGDAIESWVKSQGSEIPSDVRAVVEHIAKQGGTPLVVADGGKALGVIHLKDIVKGGIKERFLELRKAGIKTVMITGDNPLTAAAVAAEAGVDDFLAEATPETKLKLIRDLQIGGRLVAMTGDGTNDAPALAQADVAVAMNTGTQAAKEAGNLVDLDSNPTKLIEIVEVGKQLLMTRGALTTFSISNDIAKYFAILPAAFVGIYPGLGALNVMGLETPQSAVLSAVIFNALVIVALIPLCLRGIRYRPVGAASLFRRNLLVYGLGGMVVPFIGIKMIDLILVALGWA; from the coding sequence ATGAGCGACTCAAAAAAGAGCCGGCCGTTGTTTGATCGGGCGATCCTTCATCAGGCGGTTGTGGAGGCGTTTCGGAGGCTCGATCCAAGAGAGCAGATCCGAAACCCGGTCATGTTTGTGGTCGAGATCGGAAGTATCCTGACGACCCTGTTGTTTGTACAGGCGTTGTTCGGCAGGGGTGAAATGCAGACCGGATATATCTTGGCGATCTCCGTCTGGCTTTGGTTTACGGTGATTTTCGCCAACTTTGCCGAGGCGGTGGCGGAGGGGCGGGGGAAGGCGCAGGCGGCGGCGTTGAAGCAATCCCGCCGGGAGCTTTCCGCAAAGAAATTGGCCGATCCGGAGGATCGTGGCCGGTATCAAGCCGTTTCTGCCAGCTCCTTACGTAAAGGAGATGTTGTGCTGGTCGAGGCGGGCGACGATATCCCCGCGGACGGGGAGGTGATCGTCGGGGTCGCCTCTGTGAATGAAAGCGCCATCACGGGAGAAAGCGCCCCGGTGATCCGAGAGTCGGGGGACCGGAGCGCCGTGACGGGGGGAACGCGGGTCCTCTCCGATTGGCTCGTGGTCCGCATCACCACGAATCCGGGGGAGATGTTCATCGACCGGATGATCGCCATGGTGGAAGGGGCGAAGCGCCAGAAGACCCCGAATGAGATCGCCCTGAATATTTTGCTCGCGTCTCTCACGATCCTCTTCCTCTTGGTTTGCGTGACCCTCTTGCCCTTTTCCTTGTACAGCGTGACCGCCGCAGGGAGTGGAACGCCGGTGACGGTCACCGTCCTGGTCGCTTTACTGGTTTGCCTGATCCCGACGACGATCGGCGGTCTCCTCTCGGCGATCCGGATCGCCGGGATGGACCGGATGGTCCAAGCAAATGTGATTGCCATGTCGGGGCAAGCAGTCGAGGCGGCGGGGGATGTCGACGTGCTCCTTCTCGATAAAACAGGGACCATCACGTTGGGAAACCGTCAGGCGACCGAATTTACACCGGCGCGGGGGGTGACCCCGGAGCGCCTGGCCGACGCGGCGCAGCTCGCCTCGCTGGCCGATGAAACGCCGGAAGGCCGGAGCATCGTCGTGCTGGCCAAGCAGCGCTACAAGATACGAGAGCGGCAGATCCATGAGATCGGCGCAACGTTTGTCCCCTTCTCCGCGCAGACACGGATGAGCGGCGTAAACCTTCCGGCGGGAGAGCAGATCCGGAAAGGCTCCGGCGACGCCATCGAGAGCTGGGTCAAAAGCCAGGGGAGCGAAATCCCGTCTGATGTCCGAGCCGTCGTAGAACACATTGCGAAACAGGGGGGGACGCCGCTGGTCGTCGCCGATGGGGGAAAGGCGCTCGGGGTGATTCATCTGAAGGATATCGTCAAGGGAGGGATCAAAGAACGTTTCTTAGAGCTTCGCAAGGCGGGAATCAAAACAGTGATGATCACCGGAGACAATCCGCTGACGGCGGCGGCCGTCGCCGCGGAGGCGGGGGTCGATGATTTCCTTGCCGAGGCGACACCGGAAACCAAACTGAAGCTGATTCGTGATCTGCAGATCGGCGGGCGATTGGTGGCGATGACCGGCGACGGGACGAACGATGCGCCGGCGTTGGCCCAAGCCGACGTGGCGGTGGCGATGAACACCGGAACGCAAGCGGCCAAAGAGGCGGGAAACCTGGTCGATCTCGACTCCAATCCGACGAAGCTCATCGAGATTGTTGAGGTCGGAAAGCAGCTTCTGATGACACGAGGGGCTTTGACGACCTTCAGCATCTCCAACGACATTGCGAAGTACTTTGCCATCCTTCCGGCGGCCTTTGTCGGAATTTATCCTGGGCTCGGAGCGTTGAACGTCATGGGATTGGAGACACCGCAAAGCGCGGTCCTCTCGGCGGTGATCTTCAATGCGTTGGTGATTGTGGCGTTGATCCCGCTCTGTCTTCGAGGGATTCGCTACCGGCCGGTCGGCGCGGCGTCCTTGTTCCGGCGCAATCTCTTGGTCTATGGATTGGGGGGGATGGTTGTTCCTTTTATCGGGATTAAAATGATCGATCTGATCTTAGTTGCGCTGGGTTGGGCGTAG